Proteins encoded together in one Streptosporangiales bacterium window:
- a CDS encoding MmcQ/YjbR family DNA-binding protein, whose amino-acid sequence MTEDPLPRLRALCMAMPEATERLSHGEPTFFVRDKRSFVMYADRHHDDRVAFWCPAPPGVQEELVETEPDRFFRPPYVGPSGWLGVYLDVPLDWDEIAAIVDDAYRKVAPKKFVAELDARAK is encoded by the coding sequence ATGACAGAGGATCCGCTGCCGCGACTCCGCGCGCTGTGCATGGCGATGCCCGAGGCGACCGAGCGGCTGAGCCACGGCGAGCCCACCTTCTTCGTCCGCGACAAGCGCTCCTTCGTCATGTACGCCGACCGGCACCACGACGACAGGGTCGCGTTCTGGTGCCCCGCGCCGCCGGGTGTGCAGGAGGAGCTTGTCGAGACCGAGCCCGACCGGTTCTTCCGGCCGCCCTACGTCGGGCCGAGCGGGTGGCTCGGGGTCTACCTCGACGTCCCGCTCGACTGGGACGAGATCGCCGCGATCGTCGATGACGCCTACCGCAAGGTCGCGCCGAAGAAGTTCGTCGCCGAGCTCGACGCCCGCGCGAAGTAG
- a CDS encoding DUF1905 domain-containing protein: MTPTARSRRRSSSPSSTPARSSAADQSTATPFQATLMPSGTGPHWLPLRAALCKAIGKHEAGAEVTVHLRQRLT, translated from the coding sequence ATGACGCCTACCGCAAGGTCGCGCCGAAGAAGTTCGTCGCCGAGCTCGACGCCCGCGCGAAGTAGCGCAGCCGACCAGTCGACGGCCACCCCGTTCCAGGCCACCCTCATGCCGTCCGGCACCGGCCCCCACTGGCTCCCGCTCCGGGCGGCCCTGTGCAAGGCGATCGGCAAGCACGAGGCTGGTGCCGAGGTGACCGTTCACCTCCGGCAGCGCCTCACCTGA